Genomic segment of Saccharomyces cerevisiae S288C chromosome XV, complete sequence:
caaaaaatttagGTCGGAataatcttcaaaaaaaactatttcATAAccatttttatcaattttctCGTACTTGGGGTGAAATTTCTCAATAAatctttccaaaaaaatgtcTTTTGATTCATGTGCAAATGATATGTTAGAGATGAATAAATAGTTGAAAACCAATCTGCTGAAGAACTCAGCCACCGTGCTATCTTCGATATCATCAACTTGGCATAACCAGTCCCATAGTAAATCGACATATTTGATCATTGAATCATGTGTACCTAACATAAAATATCTCTCAGCTTCATAAACGAAATCTCCCTCTAATAGTTTGCTACCAATGGTGTTGTGCAAGTAAGGATCTCCAAATTTGTATTCACTAAATTTGATAGACCAATTGTTCATACCAGTAATAACGTCCTTTAAATTGGGCTCGCTAGGATCCAATTCGGCTATTAATCTAACCAATCTAGCAACTGAGATGTCATCAAC
This window contains:
- the GET4 gene encoding protein GET4 (Protein involved in inserting tail-anchored proteins into ER membranes; forms a complex with Mdy2p; highly conserved across species and homologous to human gene C7orf20), whose amino-acid sequence is MVPAESNAVQAKLAKTLQRFENKIKAGDYYEAHQTLRTIANRYVRSKSYEHAIELISQGALSFLKAKQGGSGTDLIFYLLEVYDLAEVKVDDISVARLVRLIAELDPSEPNLKDVITGMNNWSIKFSEYKFGDPYLHNTIGSKLLEGDFVYEAERYFMLGTHDSMIKYVDLLWDWLCQVDDIEDSTVAEFFSRLVFNYLFISNISFAHESKDIFLERFIEKFHPKYEKIDKNGYEIVFFEDYSDLNFLQLLLITCQTKDKSYFLNLKNHYLDFSQAYKSELEFLGQEYFNIVAPKQTNFLQDMMSGFLGGSK